The DNA segment agaagtggatctgccccaggaaagctcatcacctaatacatcactttattagtcttttaggtgctacagggctgctgctttgtttcggGCTGATAGAAGACATTtcgggtacattacagctaaagaacagcacagaaccccaTCCATGTGAGTAGCAGACCAGGCCCCTCACGCGCTGCACTGGGAGGCTGGTCAGACCCACACTTAGAACTCAGGCACAGCTCTGGGTGTGTAAAAGGCCAGGGGACCGCTTCCCTACCGGAGAGGTTGGCCACGCAACCCTGACACTGCACACGCGTGCACTGCCTTTAGGCCCTTGCCTCCGCGCCCTGCAGGAGACACAGAGACAGGTGGGCGGAGATTACGTGGGAGGCACGGAGCGCAAGGGCGCCTTGGCAAGGTTAGCCGCAGACCGACGGGCTCCGCGTCTACGGTTTTCAGGAACCCCGGCCCCACAGCGACCGCCGCAGGGGCGGAGTCACTTCCCCCTCCCTTGGCAGCAGCGGCGGCATTcgatcggcgcatgcgcgacgcTCCCTTACTTCCCCGCCCCCCTACCGCTTATAGGTGACCAGGTTGATGCCTGCTTTCTTCTTAGGGGGAGGGTGCAAGTCCTTGGGAAACCGCGTAGTAGTGCGAATGCGTAGCTAAACCCAGACAGGGGTCTCTGTAGCGTGTTTGTTCGGCGGCTGAGGCAGAGCTGGCAAAGTGAAAGCAGGCAGTCACCAAGGGCAGCCCCATCCGCGTGGTTATCCCTGGAGCCTGCAACGCGGGGTCCTTGAATGACATTGGGCCTCCGTGACCGAGGAGAGACGAGAAAAGGCGAATTTGCGGAGAGGCCGTGTCTGGTTCTGCTGGGGCGCGAGATCTCCCTCCTCAACTGCCACCATGTTCCGTCTCCTGATCAGTCAGGCTAAGAAGCATCCGAGTGTGCGTCCCGGAGTCGCGCGCGGGGAGAGAAGGACTGgtccggggtggggggagaggaaggcctgggcctgggcctgggcctgggccgggTGCGGGGGGGCACAAGAATCACACTGTTTGCTGCTCTAATGGGCTGAATCCCTGTGCGGGGTCTCTGCAGACAGACTTCGGGCACCGTCTCCTCCCTCGCTCTTCCACGCCCCCCGGCGCCGCGCCCCGTACCTGGCCTAGCTCCGCTTTGTGATAGCCTTTAACGGAGAGGCCCGTGTGAGCCCGCTGCCGTCGCCCCGTTTCTCAGAAGCTGGGTTAATTTCTGCTCTTTTTCCGCGGCGTATTGTGGCGCACTTTGCGGCATGACGCTGTTCCCCACTTGCTTTTCCGGAGGAGCAGGTGCTGTTAGCCAGGGGGCACCTTGCAGGCCTGCTGGGTCCTTTATGGCTAGACAGTTAAGCTATTTAGAGCATATTCTTGGTAAGGTTTAGTACCTGATCGTTTGCAGCCTCGCTTCTTAAACGGTGTTATCTTTATGTTTGTCTCTATTTCCAAATCTTTTGCTCTAGTTAATCCCTCTTTTTGCCTTTATCGGAGTTGGAGGTTCTGGGGCTGCCTTGTACCTTATGCGCCTAGCATTGTTCAACCCTGACGTCAGGTAGGAGTAAATTTTACAGTGTGTTTGTTTAAAATTGTTAGGCACCCTTGCATGCCCATGTTTCTAACTGAGCTTCAGTATGCTCACAGTTGAGTTTGAAGAACTGTATTTTTGACTGAGGGTATTCCAAGCTTATGAGGTAAATTCTGGAGATAGTTTACGGAAGTGTTGGTTTTGTTCTGTGGCAACTTGTGAGGAGAGATGATGATTCAGGTTCTTTCAGCACCCCTTCTCTATATAATGTATGTAACAAATCACACTGCTTTTTCATCTTCTATTCTTTTACTCTATTTTTCTTTGTAGTTGGGACAGAAAGAATAACCCTGAACCCTGGAATAAACTGGGTCCTACTGACCAGTACAAGGTAAGAGGCAGAAAGGCTTTTAGTTATCAGGGCACTGGTTAATCCCCAGGTATGTTACCTGTGGTCTGGCTACTTTTGGAGGCTCAGCTTTGTGAGGTACCAGTGAGAGGTAAAGCAGGGAGGCGTTAAGTATGTAAATTTCCTGTcccctcagctctttgcagagcgaGAGTGGGGTGATGGGAAATTAATGACATTTCTGCAGCACACccgttgaaaaccactggtgtagACTGCTATGGTTATGCAATATTGCTGAACTTTCTCTTTGTGCTTTTTTCACTTATTAGTTCTTTAATTTCATTAATGCAAGCATTATAAAGAGATCTTGTGTAAGAATTGCAAAAAGGGCTGCTTAGTTGAGACAAACAAGGTAGATATATGATATTCTGGGTCTCATTTACATATGTTGTTTTGTGACCTGTCTGTAAAAGGAAGTGTTGCTATTGCTATCCAaagagacttttttaaaaaaaaaaattccagcatCTTCTGATATTCATGTACAAATTAACTTccttatagtttaaaaaaaatcctgccttCATTGTGAATTTTTGTAATTGTTTTTGAGCCACTTTACACCCTTTAAAGGTGCAACATATTtcctatttaaatataaaagaaataaaTTTCATAAACACACAGGTTAGACCTCCCTAGTCCAGGACCTCAGGACCTGAGACTTGCCAGATCCAGGGTGGTTAGGCCACCCACTTCAGCCAGCATGGCTCCTTTCCATCAGCAGCACCCCTTCTCTAACAACCTCTgttgctggggctccttggtccagcaacatctgtggtcctaccAGACTAGAGTGTCctggacaagaaaggttcaacctgtagtagagtCACAGACCATTTCGTTTCAGGCGAGGGAGGGGGGTGTCCAGCCAATGAGCTGGATTGCcatttaatttcatctttccCACAGCATATCTCCACATTGGAGGTGTGAAGCCCAGTTGTGTGTCTGTTGCCTGTAAGCACAAAGGGAATCGGGGAAGCTCCAAATACTACCCATAGCACCAGctttgtagctcccattggctggaaaatgTGGCCAGTGGGATTCACAGGGTTGGCATTGGCAGTGTGCAATATGCAGAGGTGCCTGGACCTCCCGCCTAGGGATggacatggctgctgcttcctgaagTGGCAAGGTACCACGGAGGTCAGTTCCTTTGTACCACTAACAGGGAGCTTCCTCCGATGAGTGTGACCTGGCCCGAGCCTGCTTCCTTCCTGCGTCCTTGGCCCCCTGCAGAGCCTGTACTTCAGCCCTCTTCTCCATGTGGTAACCTACCTCCTGCACGCTGTCtttctcccagaccccacatcccagccctgagcccactccctTACTCCAAACGCCTTGGCCTCATCCTGGAGCACCTTCCTGCAACCCAACCACCTCATTCCCAATCTCaccccatttcgaagtttttggctagtgtagacgtagccctagagtgatATTAACCATCACCAGAACTCCAAGAAACTCATTTACCAAAACTCAGTGATACTGCTACTTCAGTATCTTCAGTGTTATGCTTCCTAAAAGGAAGAACTTCCAAACGCTGACATTTTGTTCTGAAAAGGCAAATGGTGTACATATTAATTTGTGTTTTTTACACTTGAGAGGAAAGTCTAGGGGGGGAATAAAATTTTGCACTCTGTTACCTGTCAGGTTAATGGGAAACCATCCTGGATATCTTTCTCATGCAAAAAATGTTTCAAGTTGGTCCTCTTCAGAATAACTGTATAAATCCTGTAGCATTTCCAGCTTGTACTAGCACAAGAAGCAGAAGTCTCAGGGTTTACCATATTTGGTCCTGTGCATcattaacatttttttctgccGTGTCACTAAAACAGCTCCTTGTATGTCGTGGAAACTAGAGTTGTTGCAAGTTATAGATACAGTGGCTGATGGCATGTAATTCTGATagacaaaatgtttcttttttaaaacagttCTTTAGGGAGATCTGTTAAGGAAAACAACTATTTCCTTACGTCTTATGCAGAATCTCAGGATTATAGTGGGAGTTTGGTGGAAGCGTGTAGTAAGAATGAATGCATATATGCAGTCTTAACCCCTCTTTTAGTTGCTCAGAACTTGATCAAATCTAGGAAAATTTTCTCTTTGATAAGAGGCAAATTATTTTAAACTACTTTAAAAATGGATTCCACTGATTTTTATGTTCTAGTTGCAGGGATCAAGCTGAGAACTACATGTCTTACGTTTTTCATTGCACATCTCAAGTGAGCCTATGTCTTAGCTGTACAATGTGTAAGTTGCAGTCTTGATCTTCTAAACTGATCAGGGATATACCCATTCAGAAACCATGAAGTTAAGTAGGCTCTTCACGGGCTTGCTTACACAGAAGCGCTTGGTGAGTCAGGACTTTAAGAAACTGGAGCACAATATGGTACGTTTACTTTTGTCCAATATTGCAGATATTCAAATCTTTTTCGTGGAATGCTCAAAGGAACATGAGTGAGGAATGTTTCTTTCTCAAATTTCAACTCTCTATATTTCTAGGTATTCTACCTGGAGAACTGCTAAAAACTTGATtttgaggggctgggggaactcttTCTCCTTTGCCCCTCCGCCCCATTTTTTTGTATCCAAGAGCTGAATCCACTCATATCTCCAAAAGCTTACTTTTGGGTACAGACTAGGCCTGGAAAACATCACTTTGAGTTTAGTTATGATTTCTAATATGTTGTTCTAATGGATAGGGTTATATCTTTTAGTTGTGATGGTTATTGCCATGCTTCTTGTCATGTAGTCACTGAGGATTTAGTCAAAACATCGTATTTCACAATGTCTAATTCAATCTTGGATGCTAACCTACACCCAAGTCAGTATTTGAGCAGTACTTCAGTGCTGGCTCAGGTCATTATCATGGGCTTTCTAAGGTGTCTGTATaagatgagagagagaggatCTTTTATCTGTTCTATACCTTCCCATCCCATACTACAGtagtatttttattttagcaTCGGTCCAAATTGTGATCTGAGCCACAGTCTTTGAACCCAGGAGATTACTTGGTTAGCCATGTAGATTTAGCTAATACTGTTCAAAAATGCTGTCTTTCCCACTTTCTGCATGTTCTCATGTTCTTTATGGTTTATGTACTTCTGTACTGTCAACTTTACCTGTTACTAACATCTAGTGTATAGACAGACTACTGTATGTGAACTTGTTCAACCTTACCCTTCATTTTTTCCCCTAGATCCTAGTCCTCTCAAGACAgtatgaggatttttttttctgtcctcttcTATTTGTGAGGGCTTCTGTGGCCATTAGAGATTGGTAGCTACTCTAAGGGATAGTCCacactacaaaattaggtcaATTTTGTTTAAAGGAGTGATGCACTGTGAGCAGCTATCCCACAGTCCCTGCAGCAGATGGTGGGCTAGGATTCCAATGCCTCATGGAACGAAAACATTGCTGTTGGCCCTTAGGGATGCATGTTACCAGCTTTCCATATTTGTGGCTCACAACCCGTCTTGTCCTGTGATCTGCTTGTGTAAGCTGCTTTATTTTCATGTGATGTTGTGTGTAGCCCTCCCCACGCCACAACAACTGTTTCCCGAATGCTTCAGGCTCTGTCTGCTCTTTATTGGAGGCACCTTTTCAGGCTTTGCTCCATGGGCGGTTGAAGGGAAGGACTGGGTAGTGTGGACACACTCATTCAACATTTGTCCTAACACTGAATACATTGACCTAAACTCAGTGTAGAcgagtatttcttaaactttttgagaccacaaaaCACCAAAAAATCACTTATAtgcaggaaatttttcttcaaaaaaaggaaaaagaagttgtcagaccaaaaataaCCAAAGAGCAACATGAtgtattggagcaggttcagcagagggcaagaaaaactaaggggctggagcacgtcacatatgaggagaggctgagagatttggggttatttagtttgccgAAGAAAAGACTGAAacgcgatttgatagcagccttcaacttgttgaaggggtgctctaaagagaatggagagaggctgttttcagtggtgacaggtggcagaaggaggagcaatggtctgaagttacagaaggacaggagtaggttggatataaggaaaaactattccaccaggagggtggtgaagctctggaatgcgttacctagagatgtggtagaatctctgtccctagcAGTTTTTAGGTCCTGACTTGAcatcatcctggctgggatgaattaattgggattgatcctgct comes from the Carettochelys insculpta isolate YL-2023 chromosome 2, ASM3395843v1, whole genome shotgun sequence genome and includes:
- the NDUFA4 gene encoding cytochrome c oxidase subunit NDUFA4; amino-acid sequence: MFRLLISQAKKHPSLIPLFAFIGVGGSGAALYLMRLALFNPDVSWDRKNNPEPWNKLGPTDQYKFFSVNVDYSKLKKDRPDF